From one Methanobrevibacter woesei genomic stretch:
- a CDS encoding nucleotidyltransferase family protein: MSISAIITAAGKNSRMRKDQISKGLKPQNKLALPFKDSTIIETTIGNALSCNIDECIIVLGHYSSEIKDAISDNFKDKVKFVENNPVDVGLSISLLHGLENISSDYALCVTGDQPTVSTETFSKLIECAENSKNPEKTISILRRRKTGLLDTAEGLGMPFVANKNQLINYLKNENDNLNPILRKMFKDGFTFYGIKEKNELELLNINHYDDYKKVLDSF; encoded by the coding sequence ATGTCAATTTCAGCTATTATTACCGCAGCAGGTAAAAACTCTCGTATGAGAAAAGATCAGATTTCAAAGGGTTTAAAACCTCAGAATAAATTGGCTCTTCCTTTTAAAGATTCAACTATTATTGAGACAACTATTGGTAATGCATTATCCTGCAATATTGATGAATGTATAATAGTTCTTGGTCATTATTCTAGTGAAATTAAGGATGCTATTTCTGATAATTTTAAAGATAAAGTTAAATTTGTTGAAAATAATCCTGTTGATGTAGGTCTTTCAATATCTCTTTTACATGGTTTAGAAAATATTTCATCTGATTATGCTCTTTGTGTTACTGGAGACCAACCAACAGTATCAACAGAAACATTTAGTAAGTTAATTGAATGTGCAGAAAACTCAAAAAATCCTGAAAAAACAATTTCTATTTTAAGAAGAAGAAAAACTGGTTTGCTTGATACTGCTGAAGGATTAGGAATGCCTTTTGTTGCAAATAAAAATCAGTTAATTAATTATCTAAAAAATGAAAATGATAATTTAAATCCAATCCTTAGAAAAATGTTTAAGGATGGATTTACATTTTATGGGATTAAAGAAAAAAATGAATTGGAATTATTAAATATTAATCATTATGATGATTATAAAAAAGTTTTAGATAGCTTTTAA